One segment of Pseudomonas sp. FP2196 DNA contains the following:
- a CDS encoding mechanosensitive ion channel family protein, translated as MDFKQLWLKAQDLWGTLEQHPFLQSGLSLILLLVIALVLGRVARYLILHASRMLGRQPALHWLNDFRHNKVFQRLAQMTPSLVIQFGLHLVPELSKTAMTFLGNVALSFTILFMLLTISALLNALLDIYARTEHARTRSIKGYVQLAKMVLYVFGAIIIVATLIDRSPLLLLSGLGAMSAVILLVYKDTLLSFVASVQLTSNDMLRVGDWIEMPQVGADGDVVDITLHTVKVQNFDKTIVSIPTWRLMSESFRNWRGMQQSGGRRIKRSLFIDASGVRFIRDDEEEKLSQVHLLTGYMSRKKAELKAWNEAQGNVAAMSANRRRMTNIGTFRAYALAYLKSHPEVQPNMTCMVRQMQTTAQGIPLEIYCFTSTTVWADYERIQGDIFDYLLAVLPEFGLSLYQQPSGGDLRAGMLPAVLGSAHIPEPQKHLM; from the coding sequence ATGGATTTCAAACAGCTCTGGCTCAAAGCCCAAGACCTCTGGGGCACCCTCGAACAGCACCCGTTTCTGCAATCAGGCTTGTCGCTGATCCTGCTTTTGGTAATCGCTCTGGTGCTCGGACGAGTGGCACGTTATCTGATCCTGCACGCCAGCCGCATGCTTGGTCGTCAGCCAGCCCTGCACTGGCTCAACGACTTTCGCCACAACAAGGTGTTTCAGCGCCTGGCGCAGATGACGCCGTCGCTGGTGATCCAGTTCGGCCTGCATCTGGTGCCGGAACTGAGCAAAACCGCGATGACCTTTTTGGGCAACGTCGCGCTGTCGTTCACCATCTTGTTCATGCTGCTGACGATCAGCGCCCTGCTCAATGCCTTGCTCGACATCTACGCCCGCACCGAACACGCCCGGACCCGCTCGATCAAGGGTTACGTGCAACTGGCGAAGATGGTTTTGTATGTGTTTGGCGCCATCATCATCGTCGCCACGTTGATCGACCGTTCTCCTCTGTTGCTGCTGTCGGGTCTGGGTGCGATGTCGGCGGTGATTCTGTTGGTGTACAAGGACACCCTGCTGTCGTTCGTCGCCAGTGTGCAACTGACCAGCAACGACATGCTGCGGGTCGGCGACTGGATCGAGATGCCGCAAGTCGGCGCTGACGGTGACGTGGTCGACATCACGCTGCACACGGTCAAGGTGCAGAATTTCGATAAAACCATTGTGTCGATCCCGACCTGGCGCCTGATGTCCGAGTCGTTCCGAAACTGGCGCGGCATGCAGCAGTCAGGCGGCCGGCGGATCAAACGCAGCCTGTTCATCGACGCCAGCGGCGTGCGCTTCATCCGTGACGATGAAGAAGAGAAACTGAGCCAGGTGCATCTGCTGACCGGCTACATGAGCCGCAAGAAAGCCGAACTCAAGGCCTGGAACGAAGCACAAGGCAATGTGGCGGCGATGTCGGCCAACCGTCGGCGGATGACCAACATCGGCACCTTTCGCGCGTACGCACTGGCGTATCTGAAGAGCCACCCGGAGGTGCAACCGAACATGACCTGCATGGTGCGCCAGATGCAAACCACGGCGCAGGGCATTCCGCTGGAAATCTACTGCTTCACCAGCACCACGGTGTGGGCCGATTACGAGCGGATTCAGGGGGATATTTTCGATTATCTGCTGGCGGTGCTGCCAGAGTTTGGTTTGAGCCTGTATCAGCAGCCGAGTGGCGGGGATTTGCGTGCGGGAATGCTGCCGGCGGTGCTCGGTTCGGCGCATATTCCAGAACCCCAGAAACACCTCATGTAA
- a CDS encoding M3 family metallopeptidase: MLVFAYTTVSESAVQLLKCMDVFSSHLRLAGKDKPVVHAQRSLPIYLALRASYNLHAWLTGSLSSTADLVRARTLLETAEEILPALDGGSSRLCNSELAMTTRLQGVHGAKFPALRAFEDQTLNSFAHATNKEKLRLLVQLKKIRDQQAKLAGFENYIEVRQRFDLSIDTPGAISFLTHLNDGATSLCTNARDERDRCDPSTKNRSIVFDNILPITGVRRLLEIIVRDEFGLDLVSLNADCDSTRELMLFELCSTCEVIGYVLFDLRVKEPGFSGNRTLPITQRASVEDSIQLPIVLCSCEVNSAGGKISYGALLSIFHEFGHALDHVLDKKEGLSARPVDELEVASRYVEHILRKSMSNGAFESVFPKVMNESLKASIKLMLRNQFLIQTPVELLFSLFELKLYQSNDVSRVEDVASLFNKAQAKITCAHDVSFETMLGRFSVASVAKYQCANYAYLWSHSFIAESSSLAAAECRDGGLHGRLTEYQCRDSRTRSARLIKTLSTL; the protein is encoded by the coding sequence ATGCTGGTATTCGCCTACACAACTGTTAGCGAATCGGCCGTGCAACTTTTGAAGTGCATGGACGTTTTCTCGAGTCACCTGCGATTGGCGGGCAAAGACAAGCCTGTCGTGCATGCACAGCGTTCACTGCCTATTTATCTTGCGCTCAGAGCTAGCTATAACCTGCATGCGTGGTTGACGGGGAGCCTGTCTTCAACCGCTGATCTCGTTAGAGCTAGGACACTGCTTGAAACTGCTGAAGAAATATTGCCGGCGCTTGATGGTGGGTCTTCACGATTGTGCAATTCGGAGTTGGCCATGACCACCCGTTTGCAGGGCGTGCATGGGGCGAAGTTTCCTGCTCTAAGAGCCTTCGAAGATCAAACGTTGAATTCATTTGCTCATGCGACCAACAAGGAAAAACTGCGACTGCTGGTCCAGCTGAAAAAGATACGAGACCAACAGGCCAAGCTGGCAGGTTTCGAAAACTATATAGAAGTTCGGCAACGCTTTGACCTTTCCATTGATACGCCCGGTGCTATTTCATTTTTGACCCATTTGAATGACGGGGCAACTTCGTTATGCACCAATGCCCGAGATGAAAGAGATCGGTGCGACCCTTCAACAAAAAATCGATCGATAGTGTTTGATAATATTTTGCCAATCACCGGTGTCCGGCGATTATTGGAAATTATCGTGCGTGATGAATTTGGTCTGGACCTGGTATCACTGAACGCCGATTGCGATTCTACCCGCGAACTTATGCTTTTCGAGTTGTGCAGTACTTGCGAAGTAATAGGTTATGTACTGTTCGATTTAAGAGTAAAGGAGCCAGGTTTTTCAGGAAATCGTACGCTCCCCATTACACAGCGGGCATCTGTCGAAGATTCAATTCAGTTGCCCATTGTCTTGTGTTCGTGTGAGGTAAATAGTGCAGGAGGAAAAATTTCTTACGGTGCGCTTCTGTCCATTTTTCACGAGTTTGGTCATGCCCTGGATCACGTGCTGGATAAAAAAGAAGGGCTGAGCGCTAGGCCTGTAGATGAGCTCGAAGTCGCCAGTCGCTATGTGGAACATATATTGCGAAAGAGTATGAGTAATGGTGCATTTGAGTCTGTTTTTCCGAAAGTGATGAACGAATCACTGAAGGCATCGATAAAACTTATGTTGCGCAATCAGTTTCTGATTCAGACACCTGTCGAGTTGTTGTTTTCATTGTTCGAATTGAAGCTGTATCAATCAAATGATGTGAGTCGTGTAGAGGATGTTGCGTCGTTATTCAACAAGGCTCAAGCAAAAATAACATGTGCCCATGATGTCTCTTTTGAAACGATGCTCGGACGCTTCAGTGTGGCGAGCGTGGCAAAATATCAATGTGCGAATTATGCCTATCTATGGTCGCATTCTTTTATTGCAGAGTCATCGAGCCTCGCCGCCGCTGAGTGCCGAGACGGTGGACTTCACGGCAGGCTTACCGAATATCAATGCCGCGACTCAAGAACGCGCTCTGCGAGGCTCATAAAAACACTATCGACTCTTTAG
- a CDS encoding lipopolysaccharide assembly protein LapB produces the protein MDEDNLVVQSFRENSFYKMMTGVALPDALDKSESILNRACSRSYTTANFDESGYRYVQIFEPGVLSEVKAIKQCMKQDSTTAALERSGVCHIATLDWLKENLQHASSIQRLNLATAYASFCRVSEAANVIETLQDMPRTSDGDLQFEYLMLKFVVSNRLQDRASVRIVMQQLLAMANSGKMTPVQIIEVSSQTTVWFHKTGEIEKDVYEWFFKKSNDIVRNPKSQIPDGIKSSWYRAVAMIPAEKGNLDATRELMGRAKDYARKANAEITNPYLLNELKTYYESSVKEHLYVSKDFEKAEAAGLALLKLDPAWSPNWAEVAQVYMELKHYDMARQLLNKAIQLGPPYVLYFHYLLAECECQSGDIDGGLQRYRNIVEVDGSNRSSALSGLYWATKHKHAQVGFFNSLRRA, from the coding sequence ATGGATGAAGATAATCTTGTTGTCCAATCTTTTCGTGAGAATTCTTTTTATAAGATGATGACTGGAGTCGCCCTTCCAGACGCGCTGGACAAGTCGGAAAGCATATTGAACCGGGCTTGCAGTCGGTCCTACACCACTGCGAATTTTGATGAGTCAGGCTATCGGTATGTTCAGATATTCGAACCCGGCGTTTTGAGCGAAGTTAAGGCTATCAAGCAATGTATGAAACAAGACTCCACTACCGCGGCGCTGGAACGGTCTGGAGTCTGTCATATTGCAACGCTCGATTGGTTGAAAGAAAATCTACAGCATGCCTCGTCCATTCAAAGGTTGAATCTCGCTACAGCCTATGCAAGTTTTTGCCGGGTAAGCGAAGCGGCGAACGTAATTGAAACCTTGCAGGACATGCCCAGGACCAGTGACGGAGATCTGCAGTTCGAATATTTAATGCTGAAGTTTGTTGTCAGCAATCGCCTGCAGGATCGCGCGAGTGTTCGTATCGTCATGCAACAGTTATTGGCCATGGCCAACAGCGGGAAAATGACACCTGTGCAGATAATCGAGGTGTCCTCTCAGACCACTGTCTGGTTTCATAAAACCGGTGAGATCGAGAAGGACGTCTATGAGTGGTTTTTCAAAAAAAGCAATGACATTGTAAGAAATCCAAAGTCGCAAATTCCTGATGGGATCAAGTCCTCCTGGTACCGTGCCGTTGCAATGATCCCTGCCGAAAAAGGCAATCTGGATGCTACGCGGGAACTCATGGGGCGCGCGAAGGACTATGCGCGAAAAGCAAACGCTGAGATAACCAATCCGTATTTGTTGAATGAGCTTAAAACTTATTATGAGTCCTCGGTTAAGGAGCATCTCTACGTTTCAAAAGATTTTGAGAAAGCAGAGGCAGCGGGATTGGCGCTGTTAAAACTGGATCCCGCATGGTCTCCAAACTGGGCGGAAGTCGCTCAGGTTTACATGGAACTAAAGCACTATGATATGGCTCGACAGTTATTGAACAAAGCCATCCAGTTAGGTCCGCCCTATGTTCTTTACTTTCACTACTTGCTGGCTGAGTGTGAGTGTCAGTCGGGGGATATTGATGGAGGACTGCAACGCTACAGAAATATAGTGGAGGTTGACGGTTCAAACCGTTCTTCGGCACTTTCTGGTTTGTACTGGGCGACAAAACACAAGCATGCACAAGTCGGCTTTTTTAATTCGTTGCGTCGGGCTTGA
- a CDS encoding VOC family protein: protein MNMVGIDHVQIEAKDLEETISFWKSVLGFETIDLGLRLGMRWVILKNPGNHYISIHESRSVDNKPGPRITHFGIVVDDFEGFRDLLKTKGVRVDAINVYDKSRSYYFYDPNNHKVEVSEVWGGGL from the coding sequence ATGAACATGGTGGGGATAGATCATGTACAAATTGAGGCCAAGGATCTCGAGGAAACCATCAGCTTCTGGAAGAGTGTTCTTGGGTTCGAGACGATCGACCTGGGCCTTCGGCTAGGTATGCGTTGGGTAATCCTGAAGAATCCCGGGAATCACTATATCAGTATTCATGAGAGTCGCTCCGTAGATAACAAACCAGGACCCAGAATTACGCATTTTGGTATTGTTGTAGACGATTTCGAAGGCTTCAGAGACTTACTCAAAACCAAGGGTGTCAGGGTAGATGCCATCAACGTCTATGACAAATCCCGCTCCTATTATTTTTACGATCCCAACAACCATAAGGTAGAAGTTTCCGAAGTGTGGGGGGGAGGGCTTTGA
- a CDS encoding MATE family efflux transporter — MHTVFSAQEFYGYALIIGIASSMQMIWSVSDLWVVGGKSTTYVAALGLVDVIFAIVTAFAYGIIDIHASQVSKAEGRNQFVQDYPGLMLSAVLAVLISWVPVQAGGLFFVDVLTALGQSAEVLALGESNYHARTDVYVLSILYVLIPLALRIRGYRKLSLMLLFASFVIKLVLNANIYSVFGELADNYLEKAVVYTSAWAQLFTIVVGGACLVAMVVSNADRQFEFKVFRHSLIDMLIHTPKIAAWNVNDFVSSAVVTLVFGRLGVDYLAAANVAAKITGLFYRVPQALSESALVFYGYVLDKTVEDRKHTAGYSLLCSVAPVLPISIVLFLCADYIIDLLSPGLAGEVKSIADFLIKVHMVVALFYVLQHVCSQFLVGERQTGFLLVSSLISTWFLVVPGVMLIAHAGMAGEKIIIFERLSIVLLGMINMIFFARLLNSSRRFRISLT; from the coding sequence ATGCACACGGTGTTTTCTGCGCAGGAATTCTACGGCTATGCCTTGATCATTGGCATCGCCAGTTCCATGCAAATGATCTGGAGTGTCTCTGATCTCTGGGTTGTAGGTGGAAAATCGACTACCTACGTAGCTGCGTTGGGACTCGTAGATGTCATCTTTGCGATAGTAACCGCGTTCGCCTACGGCATTATCGATATACATGCTTCTCAAGTGTCAAAGGCCGAAGGCCGAAACCAGTTTGTTCAGGACTATCCAGGACTTATGTTATCAGCGGTGCTGGCTGTTCTAATCAGCTGGGTTCCTGTTCAGGCGGGGGGGCTTTTTTTTGTAGACGTGTTGACTGCACTAGGTCAGTCGGCTGAAGTTCTAGCATTGGGCGAGTCAAATTATCATGCACGTACCGATGTTTATGTGCTCTCAATATTATATGTACTTATTCCGCTGGCATTAAGAATACGTGGCTATCGCAAACTATCGCTAATGCTTCTGTTTGCAAGTTTTGTAATTAAGCTGGTTCTTAATGCAAATATTTACAGCGTATTTGGTGAGTTGGCTGATAACTATCTGGAGAAAGCGGTTGTTTATACTTCCGCATGGGCGCAACTGTTTACTATCGTTGTAGGTGGTGCCTGTCTGGTGGCGATGGTGGTGAGCAACGCGGATAGACAGTTTGAGTTTAAGGTCTTCAGGCACTCGTTGATTGATATGCTGATCCATACACCGAAAATTGCCGCCTGGAATGTCAATGATTTCGTCTCCAGCGCGGTCGTTACACTGGTGTTCGGTCGACTGGGGGTCGATTATCTGGCAGCGGCAAATGTGGCAGCGAAAATCACGGGACTGTTTTATAGGGTACCTCAAGCACTGTCTGAGTCAGCACTTGTTTTCTATGGTTATGTTTTGGATAAAACAGTGGAAGACCGGAAGCACACCGCTGGATACAGTTTGCTATGTAGCGTCGCGCCAGTTCTGCCAATCAGTATAGTGTTGTTTCTTTGTGCGGATTATATTATCGATTTGTTATCGCCTGGTTTAGCGGGGGAGGTTAAATCAATAGCTGATTTCTTGATTAAAGTTCACATGGTTGTTGCATTGTTTTATGTATTGCAACACGTATGCTCGCAGTTTCTCGTGGGCGAGAGGCAAACGGGTTTTCTATTGGTGTCATCGTTGATAAGTACTTGGTTTCTGGTTGTTCCAGGCGTTATGTTGATTGCGCACGCCGGGATGGCCGGAGAGAAGATTATCATCTTCGAAAGACTTTCGATCGTACTCTTGGGGATGATAAACATGATTTTCTTTGCTCGCTTGCTTAATTCATCACGCAGGTTTCGTATTTCATTAACCTGA
- a CDS encoding PQQ-binding-like beta-propeller repeat protein has protein sequence MAAFRHDPSIRVCRSSIINNVDWSVEPVITAYREFSYNNKRLGQVIRVALHSTPVLIEGVGLIACSDDGFIRFIKLSLDEVFWELRVAASIYSSPIYLNDKKAILVCTTGGSVLAISLMGKLLWKTSVEFPIYAGAIRSGSSIFVGVFNYSLYCLDVDTGRIQFQYQLPAPRGARVGGIAAFRDPYATPCVANDLVIAVCGESVVCVSPEGTLVWSVRFQGSIRSSPAFCNEFNTLVIASVDGRITLLDGGSGKLLKEFNCSAKIVNSPAISKGIACVGDESGKVYAIDIRMKEVKWVYEVGAALGYASVTLTPADDFVFLSERGNAVCVSRDEGRFLWETSQNLQLTDHERCMHVTPIISQQGQMYCASYSGYLYRFDFVAME, from the coding sequence ATGGCCGCTTTCCGACATGATCCTTCCATTAGAGTTTGCCGCTCCAGCATTATCAATAACGTGGATTGGTCAGTCGAACCAGTGATTACAGCCTATCGGGAGTTTTCTTATAATAACAAGCGGTTGGGCCAGGTGATTCGCGTTGCCTTGCATTCGACACCGGTGCTAATTGAAGGCGTAGGGCTGATTGCATGCAGTGATGATGGTTTTATCAGATTCATCAAACTGTCGTTGGATGAAGTATTCTGGGAGCTCAGGGTCGCCGCTTCAATTTATTCCTCCCCTATCTACTTGAACGATAAAAAAGCGATTCTGGTCTGCACCACCGGAGGGTCCGTACTGGCCATTTCGTTAATGGGAAAGTTGTTGTGGAAGACCTCGGTGGAGTTTCCGATTTACGCGGGAGCGATTCGGTCGGGAAGCAGTATTTTTGTCGGCGTTTTCAATTACAGTCTTTATTGCCTGGATGTCGATACGGGAAGAATTCAGTTTCAATACCAACTTCCAGCACCCAGAGGTGCGCGCGTCGGGGGTATCGCTGCTTTCCGTGATCCCTATGCGACACCTTGTGTTGCCAACGACCTTGTCATTGCGGTGTGCGGTGAATCTGTGGTCTGTGTCTCTCCTGAGGGGACGCTGGTTTGGTCAGTTCGATTTCAAGGGAGTATCAGGTCCTCTCCAGCTTTCTGCAATGAATTCAATACACTCGTTATTGCTTCAGTGGATGGCAGGATTACATTGCTTGATGGCGGTAGCGGCAAGCTGCTCAAGGAATTCAACTGCTCGGCCAAGATCGTAAACAGTCCTGCGATTTCCAAGGGAATAGCGTGTGTAGGCGATGAGTCCGGAAAAGTCTATGCAATCGACATCAGGATGAAAGAAGTCAAGTGGGTTTATGAAGTTGGCGCTGCTCTGGGGTACGCATCTGTCACATTAACCCCCGCCGATGATTTTGTATTTTTGAGTGAGCGGGGAAATGCCGTTTGTGTTTCTCGTGACGAAGGTCGGTTTCTTTGGGAGACGAGTCAGAATCTCCAACTAACAGATCATGAACGATGTATGCATGTAACACCCATAATTTCCCAGCAGGGACAAATGTATTGTGCGTCGTACTCAGGATATCTATATCGCTTTGATTTTGTTGCCATGGAATGA
- a CDS encoding arginase family protein, with translation MNLAGSELSVPGVRLSRYVDPISSVEDGIWVNRFDHVSIGLGPLTISIIDDILGSSSFVFDSIAHYFVYYELVDVGFFIPLTVVDEDAYLSRLRPLKKSISFFNFPFCFHHDIPLDAQGVVLGLPCHAGSYTAGAANGPALLRKASRRHFWRTGNIDDAFTLDGAAHPAAELRWYDVGDMNLKGVTLATWLEYVESIVGGFPPNVIPLILGGDHSLSFASIKATKNKLQKPLCVIQFDHHLDIDLQGFSSGYNARYSKSIDHSNFVSHLHEFDPDIHFVHIGVNHYQCAGKGGRDVALKYLKGLGTQVSNLQMLNLSNERILKLIPPDHDVYISFDVDVISMLELRTTGNPAPLGISFGRAISLLVEVLDRYRVVGVDIMEFGYPDPFIDANSELEADRVAYVIAEILKHILPLDQKRNLYE, from the coding sequence ATGAATCTCGCAGGCAGTGAGTTATCCGTGCCAGGCGTGCGATTGTCGAGATACGTTGATCCGATAAGCAGTGTCGAGGATGGGATATGGGTTAACCGTTTTGATCATGTCAGTATTGGTCTCGGACCTCTAACGATTTCAATAATCGATGATATTCTGGGAAGTTCCAGTTTTGTCTTTGATAGCATTGCTCACTACTTTGTTTACTATGAACTTGTGGATGTCGGTTTTTTTATACCATTGACTGTCGTGGATGAAGACGCTTACCTGTCTCGCTTGCGTCCGTTAAAAAAATCAATTTCTTTCTTCAATTTTCCATTCTGTTTTCATCACGATATACCGCTTGATGCACAGGGGGTGGTGCTGGGTTTGCCGTGTCACGCAGGATCCTACACCGCAGGGGCTGCCAATGGCCCGGCACTGTTGAGAAAAGCTTCCAGGCGACACTTTTGGCGCACCGGAAATATCGACGACGCATTCACCCTGGACGGCGCTGCTCATCCTGCTGCTGAACTCCGTTGGTATGACGTTGGCGATATGAATTTAAAGGGAGTGACGCTGGCGACCTGGCTCGAATATGTAGAATCCATTGTTGGTGGTTTTCCTCCAAATGTCATTCCTCTAATCCTCGGTGGTGATCACTCGCTCAGTTTTGCGAGTATCAAGGCGACGAAGAATAAACTTCAAAAGCCACTGTGCGTCATTCAGTTTGATCATCATTTGGATATTGATTTGCAAGGATTCTCTTCTGGATATAATGCTCGATATTCAAAGTCGATTGATCACAGCAATTTTGTATCGCATCTGCATGAATTTGATCCCGATATCCACTTTGTGCATATAGGCGTCAATCATTATCAGTGTGCTGGTAAAGGCGGGAGAGACGTGGCTTTAAAGTATTTGAAAGGGCTCGGTACGCAAGTTTCCAATCTTCAAATGTTAAATCTGAGCAACGAAAGAATTCTAAAGTTGATTCCTCCAGATCATGATGTCTATATCAGCTTTGATGTCGATGTCATTTCCATGCTGGAGTTGCGAACCACGGGCAATCCTGCGCCTCTGGGTATTTCTTTCGGTCGTGCCATTTCTCTGCTCGTTGAAGTGCTTGATAGATATCGTGTAGTGGGTGTGGATATTATGGAGTTTGGTTACCCAGACCCATTCATTGATGCGAATTCCGAACTGGAAGCAGATCGGGTTGCTTATGTTATTGCGGAAATTCTAAAACACATCCTGCCACTTGATCAGAAAAGGAATTTGTATGAGTGA
- a CDS encoding O-methyltransferase — MSEDFAFPAADKKFSLERARISAYVEQLLSPVPADLQGILANAMNDESIPPLQVSPMDARHLQLLSTIVQPQKILEIGTLFGFSAYFLSLGLAPGGRLYTIEIDERLAGIAKDNLRSLGKAGVVEVITGDACERLVQLEANGPFDIVFIDGDKVSYPHYLKWAAKNLRSGGLLIADNTFAWGYIADPECPEEIRAEVVALRKFNYVIAHSPMFLTTVLPTAEGLTVAVRR, encoded by the coding sequence ATGAGTGAGGATTTTGCTTTCCCGGCAGCGGATAAAAAATTTTCTCTGGAAAGGGCGCGTATTTCTGCTTATGTAGAGCAGTTGTTGTCTCCGGTACCAGCCGACCTACAGGGCATCCTGGCGAATGCAATGAATGATGAATCAATTCCGCCGCTTCAAGTATCCCCCATGGATGCACGGCATCTTCAATTGCTCAGTACGATAGTTCAGCCACAGAAAATTCTTGAAATCGGTACCTTGTTTGGATTTTCAGCCTATTTTCTTTCGCTTGGACTTGCGCCAGGTGGGCGTCTTTACACAATTGAAATCGATGAGCGGCTTGCGGGTATTGCCAAAGATAATCTGAGATCGCTGGGAAAAGCCGGCGTGGTGGAAGTCATCACAGGGGACGCATGTGAACGTTTGGTTCAGCTAGAAGCCAACGGACCATTCGATATTGTTTTCATTGATGGAGACAAGGTTTCATACCCTCATTATTTGAAGTGGGCAGCGAAAAATCTAAGAAGTGGCGGTCTGTTGATCGCTGATAATACATTCGCGTGGGGCTATATTGCTGATCCCGAATGTCCAGAGGAAATCAGGGCGGAAGTGGTTGCGCTGCGAAAATTCAATTACGTTATCGCTCATTCGCCGATGTTTCTCACTACAGTACTTCCTACTGCAGAAGGTCTGACTGTCGCCGTGCGTCGGTAA
- a CDS encoding cupin-like domain-containing protein produces MQDISRLVSPSLEEFYFSCVIKNNPALMSGLGETCGALNHWSFDFFSRKYGERIVSATDSAGVTHRISMSDLIQGLKGEHSAGLYLRSLKITSLDSGLLSDIPLLPHFSFDLLQGAESTRDFLKEIFIGPVGSGTRLHADLWHSHSWMLLVAGLKEWTLVRPSELLKAGLEKKVRLKSFVDNLDSELKEVEYFKFLQKPGEFVYVPSGWWHSVRNVECSIGVSFNFVDANSLPAAYAGTQERASMFDELLEKAVGALEQKKAQTELSRVELHMRSKYLSFVNSRIEALENKRVELYGLREILAR; encoded by the coding sequence ATGCAGGATATTTCCCGTCTCGTTTCGCCTTCCCTGGAAGAGTTTTATTTTTCATGTGTGATCAAGAATAACCCGGCTCTGATGTCGGGACTTGGAGAGACATGTGGTGCATTGAATCATTGGAGCTTCGATTTTTTTTCACGCAAATACGGTGAACGCATCGTCAGTGCGACGGACTCTGCGGGTGTTACGCATCGGATCTCAATGTCTGATTTGATTCAAGGTCTCAAGGGTGAGCATAGTGCCGGGTTGTATTTGCGCAGTCTTAAAATAACCTCACTGGACAGTGGCTTGCTCAGTGATATACCGCTGCTGCCGCACTTCTCGTTCGATCTTCTGCAAGGTGCTGAAAGTACCCGGGATTTTCTCAAGGAAATATTCATCGGTCCCGTCGGGTCGGGTACCCGTTTGCATGCCGATCTTTGGCACAGTCATTCATGGATGCTTTTGGTGGCCGGTTTGAAGGAATGGACACTTGTCAGGCCTTCGGAGTTACTCAAGGCAGGACTTGAAAAAAAAGTTAGGCTGAAGAGTTTCGTGGATAACCTGGACAGTGAGTTGAAGGAAGTCGAGTACTTCAAGTTTCTGCAAAAGCCTGGCGAATTTGTTTATGTTCCATCAGGCTGGTGGCACTCCGTGAGGAATGTCGAATGTTCAATTGGTGTTTCTTTTAATTTTGTCGATGCTAATTCATTGCCAGCGGCGTACGCGGGTACGCAGGAAAGAGCCTCGATGTTTGACGAGTTATTGGAGAAAGCTGTTGGGGCACTGGAACAGAAGAAAGCGCAGACGGAATTATCCAGAGTTGAACTTCATATGCGTTCAAAATACCTCTCTTTTGTAAATTCGAGAATTGAAGCTCTGGAAAATAAGCGTGTAGAGCTTTACGGGTTGCGAGAGATTTTGGCGCGCTGA